One window of Akkermansia biwaensis genomic DNA carries:
- a CDS encoding VIT domain-containing protein, whose translation MKLLYFFCLPVVAVCVAAAQTAASRLPSLPPPFMKTECRQGESPVSVVQAEIKSRVMENLAETEVTLVFRNPNSRVMEGELAYPLPAGATVQGYALDINGRMVDGVPVPKKKARVIFENEVRRQIDPGLVEWSGGNMFKTRVYPIPAGGTRTIRLRYSCVLPENAEGVPSFQIPMNFKEKLDSLKLRMEVLNSRKPVVVSSPLDNVEFKGWSSAFLAEKEWKGLSLTEDLFIALPRAEGKKAEEASVFVESSDGKSYAAVFLPPSQAAVNTEARACPGFIHLVWDASGSMKDIDVTKVLDFLKSYLSYGNVGKGVELCLTVVRDRVLPSKTFTVAPDRLEDLSRELKALDYDGATGDLGVAAALYADRKGACMVVSDGLVNFSAAPGRTTPLPEEAYAVVAVPRKDVNLFKSMGFRILDLSTQTVEQAMEKVRSGEVHAGFDDKGDMPWGAFLRYESPGLPAGSVLLVAELEGKGVFTGGIKVSGGGVPDRNIPVSVDTDRALPGTMLRSLYAQAKLNELMRQPASGGRDEAVRELGMEYGMVTPGTSLLVLDSLDQYLEYGVRPSASSPELRAEYDRMMMEGEKREVLKEESSRLDRLKTYLASWERLQKWYDSLKYVPAEVLWKQGKMEEAIDAYEKILKQDAGNRYAMKRLKEFRNTLEGVKKAAKAKEERQTLKRKLEKEYAVGMPESVQGMLSLASGFRDVGDYEKAVLLFGNVLKKDPDNAAARRELESISRRMVFSCRAAFDKARTAMQEAVDGASDDPFMFVPVPVSSPVMQFSGNDENSDPFGADFAVDSANGVPERAPASTVVEEGDLLPPMLEEGAELGLEEEIFFSGSATGNTDKITLPTISGAAGGFGSLSENAGALRKSRSGSSPVVNVKAWNSKAPYLAALEAADRPVAVYMRLKEQYGESPGFYMDCADWFAGKGEKALAIQILSNLAELELENRSLLRVLGYKLRYMGELEQAKYIFEIVKNLFPEEPQSYRDLALVLDELGEAQAAFDMYKEVLDRPMPERFTGIEQIVLVEMNRLLSRSKAQGLDLDTRRIDPAFIRPVEADLRVVINWDTDASDMDLWVTDATGEKCYYSNKLTKSGGHLSRDVTQGYGPEEYLVRKAIPGPYRIQTDYYGTHSQKMLAPVTLYAEVYTDYGRPEETRKTSVFRLDGRKQVVHVGDVTYGRNQQEGMTRDYQVKAGETRSSIAADQLGDKERKKEIIRLNPELKEREPKAGEIIKLPQ comes from the coding sequence ATGAAACTGCTGTATTTTTTCTGCCTGCCTGTTGTTGCCGTTTGTGTGGCTGCCGCCCAGACGGCGGCTTCCCGCCTGCCTTCCCTACCTCCCCCTTTCATGAAGACGGAATGCCGCCAGGGGGAAAGTCCCGTTTCCGTCGTTCAGGCGGAAATCAAATCCCGTGTGATGGAAAACCTGGCGGAAACGGAAGTGACTCTGGTATTCCGCAATCCCAACAGCCGCGTGATGGAAGGCGAACTGGCCTATCCCCTGCCTGCCGGCGCCACGGTGCAGGGATATGCCCTGGACATCAACGGCCGCATGGTGGACGGCGTCCCCGTACCCAAGAAAAAGGCCCGTGTCATCTTTGAAAATGAAGTGCGCAGGCAGATTGATCCCGGATTGGTGGAATGGTCCGGCGGTAACATGTTCAAGACGCGCGTTTATCCCATTCCCGCGGGGGGCACGCGCACCATCCGGCTACGTTATTCCTGTGTTCTTCCAGAGAATGCCGAAGGCGTTCCCTCCTTCCAGATTCCGATGAATTTCAAGGAAAAGCTGGACTCCCTCAAGTTGAGGATGGAAGTACTCAACAGCCGGAAGCCGGTCGTCGTTTCCTCCCCGCTGGACAATGTGGAATTCAAGGGCTGGAGCAGCGCGTTTCTGGCGGAAAAGGAATGGAAAGGCCTGTCCCTAACGGAAGATTTGTTCATAGCCCTGCCGCGTGCGGAAGGAAAAAAAGCGGAAGAGGCTTCCGTATTTGTAGAGTCTTCAGACGGCAAGTCTTATGCGGCCGTTTTTCTCCCTCCGTCCCAGGCGGCTGTGAATACGGAAGCCCGGGCATGTCCCGGTTTCATCCATCTGGTTTGGGATGCCTCCGGTTCCATGAAGGATATCGATGTAACGAAAGTCCTTGATTTTTTAAAGAGTTATCTTTCTTACGGCAACGTTGGGAAAGGCGTGGAACTGTGTTTGACCGTAGTGAGGGACAGGGTTTTGCCGTCCAAAACCTTCACGGTGGCTCCTGACAGGCTGGAAGATTTGTCCAGGGAATTGAAGGCCCTGGATTATGACGGGGCTACCGGGGATTTGGGTGTGGCCGCGGCCCTCTATGCGGACCGCAAGGGGGCTTGCATGGTTGTGAGTGACGGATTGGTCAATTTCAGCGCTGCTCCCGGGCGGACCACACCTCTTCCAGAAGAGGCGTATGCCGTGGTGGCCGTTCCCCGCAAGGATGTCAACCTGTTCAAGAGCATGGGTTTTCGGATTCTTGACCTGAGTACCCAGACGGTGGAGCAGGCCATGGAAAAGGTCCGTTCCGGAGAGGTACATGCCGGTTTTGACGACAAGGGAGACATGCCCTGGGGTGCTTTTCTCCGGTATGAATCTCCCGGGCTTCCGGCGGGCTCCGTTCTGCTGGTGGCGGAACTGGAAGGGAAAGGCGTGTTTACGGGAGGAATAAAAGTTTCCGGCGGTGGTGTTCCGGACAGGAACATCCCGGTAAGCGTAGATACGGATCGGGCCCTTCCAGGCACCATGTTGCGGTCCTTGTATGCCCAGGCCAAATTGAACGAATTGATGCGCCAGCCAGCTTCCGGAGGCAGGGATGAGGCAGTCAGGGAACTGGGAATGGAATACGGCATGGTAACTCCCGGCACATCCCTGCTGGTGCTGGATTCCCTGGACCAGTACCTGGAATACGGAGTCCGGCCTTCTGCCTCTTCTCCGGAATTGCGTGCTGAATATGACAGAATGATGATGGAAGGAGAAAAGAGGGAAGTCTTGAAAGAAGAAAGCTCCCGGCTTGACAGATTGAAAACTTATCTTGCCTCCTGGGAGCGGCTGCAGAAGTGGTACGACAGCTTGAAATATGTTCCGGCGGAAGTTTTGTGGAAGCAGGGAAAAATGGAGGAAGCTATTGATGCATATGAGAAAATATTGAAGCAGGATGCCGGAAACAGATATGCCATGAAACGCCTGAAAGAGTTCAGGAATACTCTGGAAGGTGTGAAAAAGGCCGCGAAGGCGAAAGAAGAACGCCAGACCTTGAAAAGAAAACTGGAAAAGGAATATGCCGTAGGGATGCCGGAAAGCGTTCAGGGCATGTTGTCCCTGGCGTCCGGATTCCGCGATGTCGGCGATTATGAAAAAGCGGTGCTTCTGTTTGGCAATGTGCTGAAAAAAGATCCTGATAACGCAGCAGCCCGCCGTGAGCTGGAAAGTATTAGCCGCAGAATGGTTTTCTCCTGCAGGGCCGCCTTTGACAAAGCCAGGACCGCCATGCAGGAAGCTGTGGATGGCGCGTCTGACGATCCCTTCATGTTTGTTCCTGTTCCTGTTTCTTCTCCTGTGATGCAGTTTTCCGGTAACGATGAGAATTCGGATCCTTTTGGAGCCGATTTCGCGGTTGATAGCGCCAATGGAGTTCCAGAAAGAGCACCCGCCAGCACGGTTGTCGAAGAAGGAGACCTTTTACCGCCTATGTTGGAAGAGGGCGCCGAGTTGGGGTTGGAAGAGGAAATTTTTTTCTCCGGTAGTGCTACGGGAAATACGGATAAAATAACATTGCCGACGATTTCCGGTGCGGCCGGAGGGTTTGGCAGCTTAAGCGAAAATGCAGGGGCTTTGAGAAAGAGCCGTTCCGGCAGTTCCCCCGTGGTCAATGTGAAGGCATGGAATTCCAAGGCTCCGTATCTGGCTGCCCTGGAGGCAGCCGACCGGCCTGTTGCAGTGTATATGAGGCTTAAGGAACAGTATGGAGAAAGTCCCGGATTTTATATGGACTGCGCGGACTGGTTTGCCGGAAAGGGGGAGAAGGCGCTTGCCATTCAAATTCTCTCCAATTTGGCAGAACTGGAGCTGGAAAACCGTTCCCTGCTCCGGGTTTTGGGCTACAAGCTGCGCTACATGGGGGAACTGGAACAGGCAAAATACATTTTTGAGATTGTAAAAAACCTGTTTCCGGAAGAACCGCAGTCTTACCGGGACCTGGCTCTGGTGCTGGACGAACTAGGAGAAGCCCAGGCGGCGTTCGATATGTACAAGGAGGTGCTGGACCGCCCGATGCCGGAACGTTTTACCGGTATAGAGCAAATCGTACTGGTGGAAATGAACCGCCTGCTTTCCCGCAGCAAGGCCCAAGGGCTGGATTTGGATACCAGAAGAATTGACCCCGCCTTCATCAGGCCTGTTGAAGCGGATTTGCGCGTGGTTATTAATTGGGATACGGACGCATCGGACATGGACTTGTGGGTGACGGACGCCACCGGGGAAAAATGCTATTACAGTAATAAATTGACCAAGTCCGGCGGTCATCTTTCCCGTGACGTGACGCAGGGCTACGGTCCGGAAGAATACCTCGTGCGCAAGGCAATTCCCGGTCCCTACAGAATCCAGACGGACTATTACGGAACCCATTCGCAAAAAATGCTGGCGCCCGTTACCCTCTATGCGGAGGTATATACGGACTACGGCCGCCCGGAGGAAACCCGCAAAACGTCCGTGTTCCGTCTGGACGGAAGAAAGCAGGTGGTTCACGTGGGAGATGTGACGTATGGCCGGAATCAGCAGGAGGGCATGACACGCGATTACCAGGTGAAAGCCGGGGAAACGCGCTCTTCCATTGCAGCGGATCAGTTGGGAGATAAGGAACGGAAGAAGGAGATCATCCGGTTGAATCCAGAATTAAAGGAACGGGAGCCGAAGGCAGGAGAAATCATCAAGCTTCCCCAGTGA
- a CDS encoding glycosyltransferase family 8 protein: MQSTSIHSPHGQAAVAVMFAVTAPWTVCLAVTLHSLCAHANPDRSYEIWIVHDGLTGENIQELRKAVAAYPHVLLHFSTMPDKLAAVLDHRDVKRFSSLAYARLLAASLLPSHNRIVYLDADTVIYADVAELYDADLGGNPLGAVRDVSVLSSLIAGYPRLQLRKLEPLGLSNPRHYFNSGVLVLDLALIRAENAEPRLLQVIEEYNEQLEHPDQDALNIVFHDRISPLPVEWNYHFQFELKKDGLEAAAEGTEFSGISTIYANRSWKLFHMIGSKKPWLQPEKTEEYLMSTNVWWEAAMETPSHQPYVKNLLDEFTRWTRKQLRYNQWHLPFSFGKNFRKRQKRIRLLKRLLHAFENGRA; this comes from the coding sequence ATGCAATCTACATCAATCCATTCCCCGCACGGACAGGCTGCCGTTGCTGTCATGTTTGCCGTTACTGCACCATGGACCGTCTGCCTGGCCGTCACCCTTCACTCCCTGTGCGCCCATGCCAATCCGGACCGGAGCTATGAAATCTGGATCGTCCACGACGGCCTGACCGGAGAAAACATACAGGAATTGCGTAAAGCCGTTGCCGCATACCCTCATGTGCTCCTGCACTTCAGCACGATGCCGGACAAACTGGCGGCTGTGCTGGACCACCGGGACGTCAAACGCTTCTCTTCCCTGGCATATGCACGTCTGCTGGCCGCCAGCCTTTTGCCCTCTCACAACCGAATAGTGTATCTGGATGCGGATACGGTCATCTATGCGGATGTAGCGGAACTTTATGATGCCGACCTCGGCGGAAATCCTCTGGGTGCCGTTCGGGACGTATCTGTACTGAGCAGCCTGATTGCAGGCTATCCGCGCCTCCAGCTCAGAAAACTGGAACCGCTCGGCCTGAGCAATCCCCGCCATTACTTCAACTCGGGCGTTTTGGTTCTGGATCTGGCCCTGATACGGGCGGAAAATGCGGAACCGCGCCTCCTTCAGGTGATTGAAGAATACAACGAACAACTGGAGCATCCGGACCAGGACGCCCTGAACATCGTGTTTCACGACCGGATATCCCCTCTCCCCGTTGAATGGAATTATCACTTCCAGTTTGAACTGAAAAAAGACGGCCTGGAAGCCGCAGCGGAGGGAACGGAATTCTCCGGCATTTCCACGATTTACGCCAACCGCTCATGGAAGCTCTTTCATATGATCGGCTCCAAAAAACCCTGGCTTCAGCCTGAAAAGACGGAAGAATACCTTATGTCCACGAATGTCTGGTGGGAAGCGGCCATGGAAACCCCTTCCCACCAGCCCTACGTAAAGAATTTGCTGGATGAATTCACACGCTGGACGCGCAAGCAGCTCCGCTACAACCAATGGCACCTTCCCTTCTCCTTCGGAAAGAATTTCCGCAAACGCCAGAAAAGAATCCGCTTGTTGAAACGCCTGCTGCACGCTTTTGAAAACGGCAGGGCATGA
- a CDS encoding glycosyltransferase family 8 protein, whose protein sequence is MPTSSSPCQKKGHPVPVMFAVTSSWLVPLAVTLYSLCLHSNPRRLYEIQIVHDGLRASEMKELHKAISGHPHISIHFATLPEKLFQSLQNRDCGRFSSLSYVRLLAAGLFPQYDRLLYLDADILLNGDVAELYDTELQGKPIAAVRDCAALQSICTGRLAPHLECLAGTGVTFPLLYCNTGVMVMDLRQMRQKDMENTLFRILRSRPDSFPYGDQDILNIAFHGSIMPLPVEWNYHFQFELHHKGMQALITGTEFEKVQALFNNRSWKLFHLVGDYKPWLPPDMGKTYHRLYLSLWWPAARRTPAFHAELRSLYREFTCPIRSRMHRHQWRLLISSPKVFRKRRIKIKGLQRLLAVFDGSWQ, encoded by the coding sequence ATGCCGACTTCATCTTCTCCTTGCCAGAAAAAGGGGCATCCCGTTCCCGTCATGTTTGCCGTCACTTCCTCCTGGCTTGTTCCTTTGGCGGTGACCCTTTATTCTCTCTGCCTTCATTCCAATCCCCGCCGCCTTTATGAAATCCAGATCGTTCATGACGGCTTGAGAGCTTCAGAAATGAAGGAACTGCACAAGGCCATCTCCGGCCATCCCCATATATCAATTCATTTTGCCACGCTCCCGGAAAAACTGTTCCAATCCCTCCAGAACAGGGATTGCGGCCGATTTTCCTCCCTGTCCTACGTCCGCCTTCTGGCTGCCGGCCTGTTTCCCCAGTATGACCGGCTCCTGTATCTGGATGCAGACATCCTGCTGAACGGAGACGTGGCTGAACTTTACGATACCGAACTTCAGGGGAAGCCAATAGCCGCCGTCCGGGATTGCGCCGCCCTGCAGAGCATCTGCACGGGAAGGCTCGCGCCCCATCTGGAATGCCTGGCTGGCACGGGCGTAACTTTCCCGCTGCTGTACTGCAATACAGGAGTAATGGTCATGGATCTCCGTCAAATGCGGCAAAAAGACATGGAAAATACTCTTTTCCGGATACTCCGCTCCCGCCCGGATTCTTTTCCGTACGGGGATCAGGACATTTTGAACATCGCCTTTCACGGCAGCATAATGCCCCTGCCCGTAGAGTGGAATTACCACTTCCAATTCGAACTGCACCACAAAGGAATGCAGGCTCTCATCACCGGAACCGAATTCGAGAAAGTGCAGGCTCTGTTCAACAACCGTTCATGGAAGCTGTTCCATCTGGTCGGCGACTACAAGCCCTGGCTTCCGCCGGACATGGGAAAGACTTACCACCGCCTCTACCTCTCCCTCTGGTGGCCGGCCGCCCGCCGGACTCCCGCATTCCACGCCGAACTGCGTTCCCTCTACCGGGAATTCACATGCCCCATCCGTTCCCGGATGCACCGCCACCAATGGAGGCTGCTCATCTCCTCCCCCAAAGTCTTCCGGAAACGCCGGATAAAGATCAAAGGTCTTCAAAGACTGCTGGCTGTCTTTGACGGCAGCTGGCAATAA
- a CDS encoding glycosyltransferase, with amino-acid sequence MAVSVSIIVPCYNVAPYVDACMDSLVRQTLRDIEIICVNDGSTDGTPVLLHAWEERDSRVRVIDRENGGLSVARNTGMELASGEYIGFVDPDDYVEHSMYARLLEEARRHDAEITGCGYTGFSDGDGMVLEEWCWTPVAGVEEKLQSSVFHEDSVWKRMGVLAWNKLYKKEFLDKYGLRFEPSFRKGEDDVFYLMLLAHANRLAVIPDRLYWYRKQREGAISRAWEECGCPCTLDVERLVHATVYWKKVGWLDSGLERGWVLHALWYYLLKRLVPAHKPLPHLSGEEWEWLHGKCQEWFSLVGNVERLGKLDKWETSFCHLLGCPAEHPGWMARIRWKLLSHRRGRRGRYYTLRMFLTAHK; translated from the coding sequence ATGGCGGTAAGCGTATCCATCATTGTCCCTTGTTATAATGTAGCTCCTTATGTGGATGCCTGCATGGACAGCCTGGTGCGTCAGACTCTCCGGGATATTGAAATTATTTGTGTGAACGACGGGTCCACGGACGGTACCCCGGTCTTGCTGCACGCCTGGGAGGAACGGGACAGCCGCGTGCGGGTAATTGACCGGGAAAACGGTGGCCTTTCCGTGGCCCGTAATACCGGCATGGAGTTGGCGTCCGGGGAATACATCGGCTTTGTGGACCCGGACGACTACGTGGAACATTCCATGTATGCCCGTCTGCTGGAAGAAGCCCGCAGGCATGATGCGGAGATCACCGGATGTGGTTATACTGGTTTTTCCGATGGCGATGGAATGGTACTGGAGGAATGGTGCTGGACTCCGGTTGCCGGAGTGGAAGAAAAATTGCAGTCAAGTGTGTTTCATGAGGATTCCGTTTGGAAGAGGATGGGCGTTTTAGCTTGGAACAAACTGTACAAAAAAGAATTTCTGGACAAATACGGCCTTCGTTTTGAGCCTTCTTTCAGAAAGGGGGAGGATGATGTATTTTATCTGATGCTGCTTGCACATGCAAACCGTTTGGCTGTGATACCGGACCGGCTTTACTGGTACCGCAAGCAGAGGGAGGGCGCCATTTCACGTGCGTGGGAAGAATGTGGCTGCCCTTGCACGCTGGATGTGGAGCGCCTGGTCCATGCAACGGTTTATTGGAAGAAAGTCGGCTGGCTGGATTCCGGGTTGGAGAGAGGATGGGTGTTGCATGCCTTGTGGTATTATCTTTTGAAACGCCTGGTGCCTGCGCACAAGCCGCTTCCACATTTAAGTGGGGAGGAATGGGAATGGCTGCACGGCAAGTGCCAGGAGTGGTTTTCTTTGGTGGGGAATGTGGAAAGGCTCGGAAAGCTGGATAAATGGGAAACTTCCTTCTGCCATTTGCTGGGCTGTCCCGCGGAACATCCCGGCTGGATGGCCCGTATCCGATGGAAACTTCTTTCCCACCGCCGCGGTCGCCGGGGCCGCTATTATACCCTGAGGATGTTTTTAACTGCCCATAAATGA
- a CDS encoding glycosyltransferase family 2 protein: MTVAVSIIVPCYNVAPYLDACLDSLVNQTMPDIEIICVNDGSTDDTPALLSAWAGRDSRVRVIDRENGGQGAARNTGMDVAEGEYIGFADPDDYVEHSMYARLLEEARRHDTDITACGYTGFSDHDGELLEKWSRSPAAGVEENVKSSSFHLNALWMRTDVVVWNKLYRKDFLNRHHLRFETSFRAAEDDVFCLMLLPHATRVAVIPDRLYWYRRQREGSISSSWDERGAPFMIAVERLMHATEYWKKVGWLDSGLAQGWVSQALRVYLLGHFLAQDYPLPQLSEAEWALLRARCRKWFAMVGNMDAFRSLGKWDFAFCRLLAAPPEGAGWLSRALWKFLSRCRGRRGRYYEVCWRLSLPEGREKTAALEIAAGEEHEDLNDES, translated from the coding sequence ATGACTGTTGCCGTATCCATTATCGTTCCCTGTTATAATGTAGCTCCGTATCTGGATGCCTGCCTTGACAGTTTAGTGAACCAGACCATGCCGGATATTGAAATTATCTGCGTGAACGACGGTTCTACGGATGATACCCCGGCCCTTTTAAGTGCATGGGCGGGGCGGGACAGCCGCGTGCGGGTCATTGACCGTGAAAACGGGGGACAGGGCGCGGCCCGCAACACCGGCATGGATGTGGCCGAAGGGGAATATATCGGCTTTGCAGATCCGGACGACTATGTAGAGCATTCCATGTATGCACGCCTGCTGGAAGAGGCCCGCAGGCATGATACGGACATCACGGCGTGCGGCTATACCGGTTTTTCCGACCATGATGGGGAATTGCTGGAAAAATGGAGCCGGTCTCCGGCCGCCGGAGTGGAGGAAAACGTGAAATCCAGTTCATTCCATCTGAACGCCCTCTGGATGCGGACGGATGTCGTCGTCTGGAACAAGTTGTACAGGAAAGACTTTTTAAACAGGCACCATCTCCGGTTTGAAACCTCATTCCGGGCCGCGGAGGATGATGTTTTTTGCCTGATGCTGCTGCCGCATGCAACTCGCGTAGCTGTGATTCCGGACCGCCTGTACTGGTACCGCAGGCAGCGGGAAGGTTCCATTTCCTCCTCGTGGGACGAGCGGGGAGCCCCTTTCATGATTGCTGTGGAACGGTTGATGCATGCGACGGAGTATTGGAAGAAGGTCGGCTGGCTGGATTCCGGGCTGGCTCAGGGCTGGGTTTCCCAGGCATTGCGGGTTTATTTGCTGGGCCATTTTCTGGCCCAGGATTATCCTTTGCCGCAGTTGAGTGAGGCGGAGTGGGCCTTGCTCCGCGCCAGATGCCGGAAGTGGTTTGCGATGGTGGGAAATATGGATGCTTTCCGGTCCCTGGGAAAATGGGATTTTGCCTTTTGCCGTTTGCTTGCCGCTCCGCCGGAAGGAGCCGGCTGGCTGTCACGCGCATTGTGGAAGTTCCTTTCCCGTTGCCGTGGGCGCCGCGGCCGTTATTACGAAGTATGCTGGAGACTGTCTCTCCCGGAAGGGAGGGAAAAAACTGCGGCCCTGGAAATTGCTGCCGGTGAAGAGCATGAGGACCTGAATGATGAGAGTTGA
- a CDS encoding glycosyltransferase family 2 protein: MMRVESTISGTVSVILPCYNVAPYLDQCLESLVRQTWESLEIICINDGSTDGTSAVLHSWAARDRRIRVVDRENGGQASARNVGMDMASGEYIAFADPDDYVEHSMYGRLMEEICTHDADVVACGYTSFSDENGSVLEELSRSPGFGVEKEARSSFFHADSVWMKMDVVTCNKLYKKEFLNKCGVRFEPSFRRGEDDVFWLMVLPYAGCLVVVPDRLYWYRRKRQGTVSHAWEEQGCPYSLDMARLEYVTACWEQIGWLDTAVSRGWLAHIMKRYLLSHVTSGEEIFQKLDKQESQALVQRCRKWLHGMETGADPVGLNKWDRAFCRLLRTEPVKANPVAEIYNRLMSACSGRRGRYYRLKSLMSSLS; this comes from the coding sequence ATGATGAGAGTTGAGTCTACCATAAGTGGTACGGTTTCCGTTATTCTGCCTTGCTACAATGTAGCTCCGTATCTGGACCAGTGCCTGGAAAGCCTGGTCCGCCAAACCTGGGAGTCCCTGGAAATCATCTGTATCAATGACGGCTCCACGGATGGGACATCGGCCGTGCTTCACTCGTGGGCGGCAAGAGACCGCCGCATCCGGGTAGTTGACCGGGAAAACGGCGGGCAGGCCTCTGCCCGCAATGTTGGCATGGATATGGCTTCTGGCGAATACATCGCGTTTGCCGACCCGGATGATTATGTGGAACATTCCATGTATGGCCGTCTGATGGAGGAAATTTGCACGCATGATGCTGATGTTGTGGCTTGCGGATATACAAGTTTTTCCGATGAAAACGGCTCCGTGCTGGAAGAGTTGAGCAGGTCCCCCGGTTTCGGTGTGGAGAAGGAGGCGCGGTCAAGTTTTTTCCATGCGGATTCCGTCTGGATGAAGATGGACGTCGTTACGTGCAATAAGTTGTATAAAAAGGAATTCCTGAATAAGTGCGGAGTTCGTTTTGAACCTTCCTTCAGAAGGGGGGAAGATGACGTATTCTGGCTGATGGTGCTGCCGTATGCCGGGTGCCTCGTTGTGGTACCTGACCGGTTGTACTGGTACCGCAGGAAGAGGCAAGGCACCGTTTCCCATGCGTGGGAGGAACAGGGATGCCCCTATTCATTGGATATGGCCCGGCTGGAATACGTAACCGCCTGCTGGGAGCAGATCGGCTGGCTGGATACCGCTGTGAGCCGGGGATGGCTGGCCCATATCATGAAGCGTTATTTGTTGTCCCACGTCACTTCCGGAGAGGAAATTTTCCAAAAGCTGGATAAGCAGGAAAGCCAAGCTTTGGTGCAGCGCTGCCGGAAATGGCTGCACGGCATGGAAACAGGCGCGGACCCTGTGGGATTAAACAAGTGGGACCGCGCTTTTTGCCGCCTTTTGCGCACAGAGCCTGTGAAAGCCAATCCGGTTGCTGAAATTTACAACAGGCTCATGTCGGCATGCAGCGGCAGGCGCGGACGGTACTACCGCCTCAAGTCCCTGATGTCCAGTTTATCCTGA
- a CDS encoding DJ-1 family glyoxalase III: MKKVAILAAPGFEEIELIAPLDILRRLNMEVMLAGVQSDKVVSAHDVTVTTDTMLDKLHADKLDALVLPGGAGSWILRDTPEVIHLVKKMHEAGKLVAAICAAPIVLAKAGLVKDREITAYPAQDVYRELNEAGARIVKDENVVLDGNMLTANGPGAAMLFGYSIGEYLGEDLQVAQLKEQMCYTGV, encoded by the coding sequence ATGAAAAAAGTCGCCATTCTTGCCGCGCCCGGATTTGAAGAAATCGAACTCATTGCCCCGCTGGACATCCTGCGCCGGTTGAACATGGAAGTCATGCTTGCCGGTGTGCAATCAGACAAGGTGGTCAGCGCCCACGACGTAACCGTCACCACGGACACCATGCTGGATAAGCTCCATGCCGACAAGCTGGATGCTCTGGTCCTGCCCGGCGGGGCGGGCTCCTGGATTCTTCGGGATACGCCGGAAGTCATTCATCTGGTAAAAAAAATGCATGAAGCGGGCAAGTTGGTGGCCGCCATCTGCGCCGCTCCCATCGTTCTGGCAAAAGCCGGACTGGTCAAGGACAGGGAAATTACCGCCTACCCCGCCCAAGACGTGTACCGGGAACTCAACGAGGCGGGAGCCCGCATCGTCAAGGATGAAAACGTCGTTCTTGACGGCAACATGCTCACGGCCAACGGCCCCGGAGCTGCTATGCTCTTCGGCTACTCCATCGGGGAATACCTGGGAGAAGACCTCCAGGTAGCCCAGCTCAAGGAGCAAATGTGCTACACCGGGGTGTAA
- a CDS encoding biotin/lipoyl-containing protein gives MAITIEMPRLSDSMHEGIVLRWIKKIGDFVEVGDHLADIETEKAHVELQACEDGTLTEILVPEGATAAVGTPIALLQSEFGAASCDCPPSSPAVKFSPLAAKLAAEAGMDPAGLHGTGPHGRIMAADVRAAVRRTEGPARKVQTPLAPKDTRHATRVDNFYLYTLGANMSYLAAISTPIAVQCEKLIGGRYSLFDYVVRAAVKACLSEPEWLAGDASAELLMVLDKGEKYVLIENAGAKTIYNIAMERFAAPKSGAPAPGTVAPNILLCDSGVNVEAQRSVIRDMPHSIISIGGTTPKTGIEAGRPVSKLILPVTLYVNANILPECKASKIAAEFKTLLENPVLLLL, from the coding sequence ATGGCCATTACCATTGAAATGCCCCGCCTTTCCGATTCCATGCACGAAGGAATCGTGCTGAGATGGATTAAAAAAATAGGAGACTTTGTGGAAGTGGGAGACCACCTGGCCGACATCGAAACGGAAAAGGCCCACGTGGAACTTCAGGCATGCGAGGACGGAACCCTGACGGAAATCCTGGTGCCGGAAGGCGCCACAGCCGCCGTGGGCACTCCCATTGCCCTGCTTCAATCGGAATTCGGTGCGGCCTCCTGTGACTGTCCCCCTTCCTCCCCCGCGGTAAAATTCAGTCCTCTGGCCGCCAAACTGGCGGCGGAAGCCGGGATGGACCCCGCCGGCCTGCACGGCACCGGTCCGCACGGCAGAATCATGGCGGCGGACGTACGCGCCGCAGTCCGCAGGACCGAAGGCCCAGCCCGGAAGGTACAGACCCCCCTGGCGCCGAAGGATACGCGCCATGCCACGCGCGTGGACAACTTTTATCTTTATACCCTGGGGGCCAACATGTCCTACCTGGCCGCCATCAGCACGCCCATTGCCGTCCAGTGTGAAAAGCTCATCGGGGGGCGCTACAGCCTGTTCGACTACGTCGTGCGCGCCGCCGTAAAGGCATGCCTCAGCGAACCGGAATGGCTGGCGGGAGACGCTTCCGCGGAACTGCTCATGGTGCTGGACAAGGGAGAAAAATACGTTCTCATTGAAAACGCCGGCGCCAAGACCATCTACAACATTGCCATGGAACGGTTCGCCGCACCCAAATCCGGTGCTCCCGCTCCGGGGACCGTGGCGCCCAACATCCTGCTCTGCGACAGCGGCGTGAATGTGGAAGCCCAGCGCTCCGTCATACGCGACATGCCCCACAGCATCATCAGCATCGGAGGCACGACGCCGAAGACAGGCATTGAAGCGGGGCGTCCCGTTTCCAAGCTCATCCTGCCCGTCACCCTGTACGTGAACGCCAACATCCTGCCGGAATGCAAGGCGTCCAAAATCGCAGCCGAATTCAAGACCCTGCTGGAAAACCCGGTCTTGCTGCTCCTGTAG